AGAGCGTGCGCCGCTTCGACCCGGCCACCCAGCGCACCACCGGCCGGGTCGATGGCTTCACCCTCCTGCCCGCCTCCGAGACCCTGCTCGACGAGGACAGCATCAAGCGCTTCCGCTCGCGCTACCGGGAGCTGTTCGGCGCCACCGCGACCGGCGACCCGCTCTACCAGGCAGTGTCCGAGGGCCGGCGCCTGGCCGGGCTCGACCATTGGCTGCCCCTGTTCGAGGAACGGCTCGAAACCCTGTTCGATCATCTCGGCCCGGCCGACCTGATCGTCCGCGACGCGGGCGATGCCGGCGCGGTCGATGCGCGGTTCGAGGCGATCGCCGATTATTACGAAAACCGGTCGCGCGCGCAGTCGTCCGACGCGGGCAGCTATCGCCCGCTCAAGCCCGAGACGCTCTACCTCAGCCGCGCCGAGTGGGACACCGCGATCGCCGAACAGCCGATGCACCTCGTCACGCCGTTCCACGAGCCGGACAGCGCCACCGTGATCGACTTCCAGGTCGAAGCTCCGCGCGACTTCGCGCCGGAGCGGGCGCAGAATGCGAACATCTACGAAGCGGTCGTCGATCATGTCGACGCGCTCCGCAAATCGAACCACAAGGTCGTGCTCGCCAGCTACTCGGCCGGCTCGCGCGAGCGCCTGAAGGGACTGCTGGGCGACCACGGCCTGACCAAGGTCGCCGAGGCCGACAATTGGCAGGAGGCGCTGGGCGCCGCCGCCAAGGGCCAGGTGGCGCTGACCGTCATCCAGCTCGATCACGGCTTTACCGCCGCCGATGTGGCCTTGCTGACCGAGCAGGACATGCTCGGCGACCGCCTCGTCCGCCGCAAGAAGCGCAAGAAGAGCACCGACGCCTTCCTGTCCGAGCTGGCGACGCTGACGCCGGGCGATCTCGTCGTCCACATGGACCACGGCATCGGCCGCTATGACGGCCTGACCCAGATCCCGGTCGGCACCAGCCCGCACGATTGCGTCGCGCTGGAATATGCGGGCGGTGACAAGCTCTACGTGCCGGTCGAAAATATCGACGTGCTCAGCCGCTACGGCAGCGAGAGCGACGGCGTGACCCTCGACCGGCTCGGCGGCGAGGCCTGGCAGCGGCGCAAGGCGCGGATGAAGGAGCGGATCCGCGAGATTGCGGGCGAGCTCATCAAGACCGCGGCCGAACGCGCGTTGCGCCAGGGCCAGGTGGCCGAACCCGATACCGGCTTCGCCGCCTTCGTCGACCGCTTCCCCTATGAGGAGACAGAAGACCAGGACCGCGCGATCGACGACGTGGTGGGCGATCTCGGCGCCGGACGGCCGATGGACCGGCTCGTCGTCGGCGATGTCGGCTTCGGCAAGACCGAGGTCGCGCTGCGCGCCGCCTTCGTCGCGGCGATGGCTGGAATGCAGGTCGCGGTGGTCGCTCCCACCACCCTCCTCGCCCGCCAGCATTACACCAATTTCGTCGAGCGCTTCCGCGGTTTCCCGGTCGAAATCGGCCGCCTGTCGCGGCTCGTGCCCGCCAAGGAGGCCAAGGAAACCCGCGACAAGACCGCCGACGGCCAGACCGACATTCTCATCGGCACCCACGCCCTTCTCGCAAAGTCGGTGGAGTTCAAAATGCTCGGTCTCGTCATCGTCGACGAGGAGCAGCGCTTCGGCGTCACCCACAAGGAGAAGTTGAAGGCGCTGAAGTCCGACGTCCACGTGCTGACGCTGACGGCGACGCCGATCCCGCGCACTTTGCAGATGGCGATGTCGGGACTGCGCGAGCTTTCCGTTATCCAGACCCCGCCGGTCGATCGCCTCGCCGTCCGGACCTATGTGATGCCGTGGGACCCGG
This portion of the Sphingomonas sp. LY54 genome encodes:
- the mfd gene encoding transcription-repair coupling factor → MTDIQKILSATRPTTLAGAPVGFVPWLAADLARAAKPALSGAAGGRAEGGRVVFIAPDEAAMRHIVDAAHYFAPELETLSYPAWDCLPYDRASPSLRASSERLATLHALQRKADKPQLLVTTVNAATQRTLTPFRVRQLVAHLAPGERIDLDKLTQLLSANGYARTETVADAGEFAVRGGLVDLFPSGEEEALRLDFFGDEIESVRRFDPATQRTTGRVDGFTLLPASETLLDEDSIKRFRSRYRELFGATATGDPLYQAVSEGRRLAGLDHWLPLFEERLETLFDHLGPADLIVRDAGDAGAVDARFEAIADYYENRSRAQSSDAGSYRPLKPETLYLSRAEWDTAIAEQPMHLVTPFHEPDSATVIDFQVEAPRDFAPERAQNANIYEAVVDHVDALRKSNHKVVLASYSAGSRERLKGLLGDHGLTKVAEADNWQEALGAAAKGQVALTVIQLDHGFTAADVALLTEQDMLGDRLVRRKKRKKSTDAFLSELATLTPGDLVVHMDHGIGRYDGLTQIPVGTSPHDCVALEYAGGDKLYVPVENIDVLSRYGSESDGVTLDRLGGEAWQRRKARMKERIREIAGELIKTAAERALRQGQVAEPDTGFAAFVDRFPYEETEDQDRAIDDVVGDLGAGRPMDRLVVGDVGFGKTEVALRAAFVAAMAGMQVAVVAPTTLLARQHYTNFVERFRGFPVEIGRLSRLVPAKEAKETRDKTADGQTDILIGTHALLAKSVEFKMLGLVIVDEEQRFGVTHKEKLKALKSDVHVLTLTATPIPRTLQMAMSGLRELSVIQTPPVDRLAVRTYVMPWDPVVLREALLREHYRGGQSFFVAPRVSDLADIEQFLREEVPEVSFVTAHGQMSATEVEERMSAFYDRKYDVLLSTTIVESGLDIPSANTLIIHRADRFGLAQLYQLRGRVGRSKTRAYAYLTTPANRTVTEAAEKRLKVLVNLDSLGAGFQIASHDLDIRGAGNLLGDEQSGHIKEVGFELYQSMLEEAIVTAKAGGLEPRREDYSPQITVDAPIMLPEEYVPDLDLRMGLYRRMNELENRQEIEAFAAELIDRFGKLPEATENLLKIIEIKLNAKKACIVKLDVGAKGALVSFHNDQFPDLEGLIGYVQRLKGTAKLRPDSKLVITRSWPDPAARITGALQLSKGLAKILA